Sequence from the Pradoshia eiseniae genome:
CCAAACGATATTAAACGACTAAGTAATTCTATGAAAACAGGAGAAATCGAGAGATTTCGCTTTGTATATTGAGGGAGATTAGTGGAATAAGTTTATTTAATAATAGTGTTGTGGAATTGGGGATGGAGTAAAATGGGGGTTAAAAAAAAGTATTTGATTTTTTGTGTATTGATAGTGATGATACCAATATTTTCAGTGTTTTTTAGAGATGGTCTGATTTTGGATATGGCAGGTATTCATCTAGATCGTTTTTTAGCTAAAAAAATAGTAGTAGAAGAAAAATATAGCCAAGTTGATACTAATCAAAATAGTGTGGCTGATCCATTAGATATAGTAGACACTGCAAGGAAAGAAGTGGAAACCCGAACGCGATACAAGAGTGCTTATTATGAAAGTGGCTATCCACCAGCTAGTGAGGGTGTTTGTACAGATGTTATTTGGCGAGGACTAGCTGGAGCTGGAATAAATTTAAAAGATTTAATGGATAAAGATATTAATGAAAATACATCATTATATCCAAGGGTAGAAGGAAATCCTGATCCTCATATTGATTTTAGACGGGTTCCGAATCAATATGTCTTTTTTCAACGTTTCACTGAATCTCTGACAACCGAATTAATTCCTAATGATCCAGAGAATTTAGCGGAGTGGCAACCGGGTGATATAGTTATTTTTTTGGAGGGCACAGACCACGCAGGTATCATTTCTGATAAACGTACAAAAGATGGAATACCGTATTTAATTCATAACACTCCTCCCTTCGCATCGGAAATTAAATTAACGTCTTATAAACAACCTATTGCGGGTCATTATAGATGGAAATTCTGACTTTATATCGTTAA
This genomic interval carries:
- a CDS encoding DUF1287 domain-containing protein; this encodes MGVKKKYLIFCVLIVMIPIFSVFFRDGLILDMAGIHLDRFLAKKIVVEEKYSQVDTNQNSVADPLDIVDTARKEVETRTRYKSAYYESGYPPASEGVCTDVIWRGLAGAGINLKDLMDKDINENTSLYPRVEGNPDPHIDFRRVPNQYVFFQRFTESLTTELIPNDPENLAEWQPGDIVIFLEGTDHAGIISDKRTKDGIPYLIHNTPPFASEIKLTSYKQPIAGHYRWKF